One part of the Paenibacillus silvisoli genome encodes these proteins:
- a CDS encoding MerR family transcriptional regulator, with amino-acid sequence MELVKSKDAAESLNVSQTTVKRWASHFPHYFQKDKFGHYIFTTQDLAMLAFIKEALERGDTMDMIVLPEPEQPNATDSNPATGLIEHEASTANSPGELSEIYFRLEQVEYKLEQKADEVVATQILQHRSELEELRRLVDYLAAAIENAKLPMAAPGGKSAFAAGTAAAEVAAASAMTDSLGPASKPAPSSAAPAPTRKRGLFRSLFVWF; translated from the coding sequence ATGGAACTTGTCAAAAGCAAGGATGCAGCTGAGTCGTTGAACGTCAGCCAAACCACGGTCAAACGCTGGGCTTCCCACTTCCCTCATTATTTCCAGAAGGACAAATTTGGGCATTATATCTTCACGACGCAGGACCTCGCGATGCTCGCCTTTATCAAGGAAGCACTCGAACGCGGAGATACGATGGACATGATCGTCCTACCGGAACCGGAGCAGCCGAACGCAACGGACAGCAATCCCGCGACCGGTCTCATCGAGCACGAAGCAAGCACGGCCAATTCCCCAGGCGAGCTGAGCGAGATTTACTTCCGTCTGGAACAAGTGGAATATAAGCTGGAGCAAAAAGCCGACGAGGTCGTCGCGACCCAAATCCTGCAGCACCGCTCGGAGCTGGAGGAGCTCCGCCGTTTGGTCGATTACCTCGCCGCCGCGATCGAGAACGCCAAGCTGCCCATGGCTGCACCGGGCGGCAAAAGCGCCTTTGCCGCAGGCACGGCAGCAGCCGAAGTCGCCGCCGCGTCCGCAATGACGGACTCCCTTGGCCCTGCCAGCAAACCTGCACCCTCTTCCGCCGCTCCCGCTCCGACCCGTAAACGAGGTCTGTTCCGCTCCCTATTTGTCTGGTTTTGA
- a CDS encoding pirin family protein, with protein MIAIHPAQSRYSGNTGWLQFNFSFSFADYYDPNNMNFGPLRVFNEDYIQPNKGFGTHPHRDMEIVTVVISGELAHEDNTGGKEILRVGEVQRMTAGTGILHSEVNSSMTETANIMQLWFLPEAKGLEPGYEQKAFDQAGMQNALLPIVSKSIEGESIATIHQDLTIYLSKLEAGKSVTFNQDPARKIYLFVYGGSVTLNGEHALNRSDAARITDLAELAITGVEDAQFMLIDLPA; from the coding sequence ATGATCGCAATCCATCCCGCACAATCGCGTTATTCCGGCAATACCGGCTGGCTGCAGTTTAATTTTAGTTTCTCGTTCGCCGATTATTACGACCCGAACAACATGAATTTTGGCCCGCTGCGCGTATTTAACGAGGATTATATTCAGCCTAATAAAGGATTCGGCACCCATCCGCACCGCGACATGGAGATCGTGACGGTCGTTATCAGCGGCGAGCTGGCGCATGAAGACAACACGGGCGGCAAAGAGATTTTGCGCGTCGGCGAGGTGCAGCGGATGACGGCCGGTACGGGCATTTTGCACTCGGAGGTCAATTCGTCGATGACGGAAACGGCCAATATTATGCAGCTGTGGTTTCTGCCCGAGGCCAAAGGGCTGGAGCCAGGCTATGAGCAGAAGGCGTTCGACCAAGCGGGGATGCAAAACGCGCTGCTGCCGATCGTTTCCAAAAGCATCGAAGGCGAGTCGATCGCAACGATCCATCAGGATCTTACGATTTACCTGTCCAAGCTGGAGGCCGGCAAGAGCGTGACCTTCAACCAGGATCCGGCGCGCAAAATCTACCTGTTCGTCTATGGTGGCAGCGTAACCTTGAACGGCGAGCATGCGTTGAACCGCAGCGATGCCGCGCGCATCACCGATCTGGCGGAGTTGGCGATCACCGGCGTCGAAGACGCGCAGTTTATGCTCATCGATCTGCCGGCGTAA
- a CDS encoding Npt1/Npt2 family nucleotide transporter, which yields MKWISGNALGNTFRKFGDDKEEYTKVLFLFIYLFAVASASTVGRTAADALFLSRFGASQLSFMYVPQSAALLLIGLMFQRFSPRFRMANLVKVLIPVIAALVLVSRLGVGMDLGWVYPVIYVGFDVFNFLMVVCFWQFASSILDQRKVKRTIGLVGSGGLVGGIVSGFGLKLIVPLVGTANLICFYAALQLIALAAVVKLLGLAGKGSDLFAVSNMQRKRTGSGGSGSGSGTKKKEGMFRNVPHLKYIAIMSATLVITLTLIDYQFKVILRGTLQDDALAGFMGSFYGFSGLLALFIQLFVAGKLLTRFGVMTAILVFPVALFAGSLGVLLMPVLAMVVIAKGSDKVLGDTINSSVNQLVMFPIPPEWRNQAKSFLDGVVRNGAKGIAAVSLIVLSQLMTTQQFSYVILALLCGCIVAAVKVKGAYLEALLSTLKTRGHDLREGQLDLMDPASLRVLTDALSHPEKVQVLYALKILQDIDGFDLLPHIDALLRHPSKDVCVEALRYVERTQPAGQEDRLLAIAGEGHSRVRAAALLALASYAKDEYLDAITARLDETDMDVKSGAIAGLIKYYGIEGMFRAVGTLKQLLESSREDERMSMAILFGRIGVREFYKPLIPLLNDTAPQVRKFAVQSAGALQVPELVPHIVPLLAHNETREATVETLAAYEEREILKLLGSYFDADAAVSLHLPKVYERIGSQQAFEQLFERYAAANFEMRDKLLEAMSRMRKGIQQVDAKGMEASILLELELYWRFTAYQGDLLAAEGYEDVAEAAEQARSAMIKRVFQLLGFIYEAKTIQAVYVNWTDGGARQQANAAEVIDQLVQGNLRLELAKLMSASRTVTASASRNEAALDLSWMNEQGDEWLCQVIQFASRKGTGASAVSAGEHVDDAWLSEQMERIGLLKNVSLFHGLSGRELSLIAMRMERVSCPKGSFVFRQNDPGDALYLIQSGRAGVYQGKEKLRERQAGDCFGQTAILTRRLRTATVKAEDSLVLWRLESAAFYDVIFDRSGIALEMMKLLSRRLRSKLAQKPNTAKDERQQAQAMKEAAAGSSETAQEELAMGGDHILRRVLILQKIELFARLSHEDVIALAQMVEEVEYAPGESICRVDDYGDTLYGIIEGSVRVHKGSETFAVLGEGECFGEMAVIDSGLRSADCTAASRAVLLQLHRDQVFTLCFQNIGVLRGMMQVLADRLRGML from the coding sequence ATGAAATGGATATCGGGTAACGCGCTTGGCAATACGTTTCGCAAATTCGGCGATGACAAGGAAGAGTATACGAAGGTGCTCTTCCTCTTTATTTACCTGTTTGCCGTTGCATCGGCCTCGACGGTCGGACGGACCGCGGCGGACGCCTTGTTCCTTTCCCGGTTCGGCGCTTCGCAGCTCTCCTTCATGTACGTGCCGCAGTCCGCTGCGCTGCTGCTGATCGGGCTAATGTTCCAGCGCTTCAGCCCAAGGTTTAGAATGGCTAATCTCGTGAAGGTGCTCATTCCCGTTATTGCGGCGCTTGTCTTGGTTTCCAGGCTCGGCGTAGGCATGGATCTCGGCTGGGTATATCCGGTTATTTACGTCGGCTTCGACGTGTTCAATTTCTTGATGGTTGTCTGCTTCTGGCAGTTCGCGTCCTCCATTCTGGATCAGCGCAAAGTAAAGCGGACCATCGGGCTTGTTGGCAGCGGCGGTTTGGTCGGCGGCATCGTCAGCGGTTTCGGGCTCAAGCTGATCGTGCCGCTCGTCGGGACGGCCAATCTGATTTGCTTCTATGCCGCGCTTCAGCTGATCGCGCTCGCGGCCGTCGTGAAGCTGCTCGGACTTGCCGGAAAAGGCTCGGATCTGTTCGCCGTAAGCAACATGCAGCGCAAGCGGACGGGAAGCGGCGGCTCCGGTTCAGGTTCAGGCACGAAAAAGAAAGAGGGGATGTTCCGCAACGTTCCGCATCTCAAGTACATTGCGATCATGTCCGCCACGCTCGTTATTACGCTGACGCTGATCGACTATCAGTTCAAGGTGATTTTGCGAGGTACGCTGCAGGACGACGCGCTGGCCGGATTCATGGGTAGCTTCTACGGATTCTCGGGCTTGCTTGCGTTGTTCATCCAGCTCTTCGTGGCCGGAAAGCTGCTGACGCGGTTCGGCGTTATGACTGCGATTCTCGTCTTCCCGGTTGCGCTCTTCGCGGGAAGCCTCGGCGTGCTGCTCATGCCTGTGCTAGCGATGGTCGTGATCGCCAAGGGCAGCGACAAAGTGCTCGGCGACACGATCAACTCGTCGGTCAATCAGCTCGTCATGTTTCCGATCCCGCCGGAATGGCGCAATCAGGCGAAGAGCTTCCTCGACGGCGTCGTGCGCAACGGGGCAAAAGGAATCGCCGCCGTCAGCTTGATCGTGCTATCGCAGCTGATGACGACGCAGCAGTTTAGCTATGTGATTTTGGCGCTGCTGTGCGGTTGTATCGTTGCGGCGGTCAAGGTGAAGGGCGCGTATTTGGAGGCGCTTCTATCCACGCTCAAGACGAGGGGGCACGATCTGCGCGAGGGGCAGCTCGATCTGATGGACCCTGCCAGCTTGCGGGTGCTGACGGACGCGCTGTCGCATCCCGAAAAGGTGCAGGTGCTGTATGCGCTGAAAATTTTGCAGGATATCGACGGATTCGACCTGCTGCCTCACATCGACGCTCTGCTCCGGCATCCTTCAAAGGACGTATGCGTGGAGGCGCTCCGCTATGTGGAACGGACGCAGCCGGCCGGGCAGGAAGATCGGCTTCTGGCGATTGCGGGCGAGGGGCACAGCCGGGTTCGGGCGGCCGCGCTGCTCGCGCTCGCATCGTATGCAAAAGACGAGTATCTCGATGCCATTACGGCGCGTCTGGATGAGACGGATATGGACGTGAAGTCCGGGGCGATTGCGGGCTTGATCAAGTATTACGGCATCGAGGGCATGTTCCGCGCGGTCGGTACGTTGAAGCAGCTGCTGGAAAGCTCGCGCGAAGACGAACGGATGTCGATGGCGATTTTGTTCGGGCGCATCGGGGTCCGGGAATTTTACAAGCCGCTTATTCCGCTGCTGAACGATACGGCGCCGCAGGTGCGCAAGTTCGCGGTGCAATCGGCGGGGGCGCTGCAAGTGCCAGAGCTCGTGCCGCATATCGTGCCGCTGCTGGCGCATAACGAGACGCGCGAAGCGACGGTTGAGACGCTTGCGGCTTATGAGGAGCGGGAGATTTTGAAGCTGCTCGGCTCTTATTTCGATGCGGACGCGGCGGTATCGCTGCATTTGCCGAAAGTGTACGAGCGCATTGGGTCGCAGCAAGCTTTTGAGCAATTGTTCGAGCGGTATGCGGCGGCTAATTTCGAGATGAGGGACAAGCTGCTGGAAGCGATGTCGCGGATGCGCAAAGGCATTCAGCAGGTGGATGCCAAAGGCATGGAAGCGAGCATTTTGCTGGAGCTGGAGTTATATTGGCGCTTCACGGCTTACCAGGGCGATTTGCTTGCCGCGGAAGGCTACGAGGACGTGGCGGAAGCCGCCGAACAGGCGCGCTCCGCGATGATCAAACGGGTGTTCCAGCTGCTCGGCTTCATCTATGAGGCCAAAACGATTCAAGCCGTCTACGTGAACTGGACCGACGGCGGCGCCCGCCAACAGGCGAATGCGGCGGAAGTGATCGATCAGCTGGTGCAGGGCAACCTGCGGCTGGAGCTGGCGAAGCTGATGTCGGCGTCACGGACGGTGACGGCGAGCGCTTCGAGGAACGAAGCGGCGCTCGATCTGAGCTGGATGAACGAGCAGGGCGACGAGTGGCTGTGTCAAGTGATTCAGTTTGCGTCAAGGAAAGGGACGGGCGCTTCGGCCGTCTCTGCCGGGGAGCATGTCGACGATGCTTGGCTGAGCGAGCAGATGGAACGGATCGGCTTATTGAAAAACGTTTCCCTGTTCCACGGCTTATCGGGCCGGGAGCTTTCGTTGATCGCGATGCGTATGGAGCGCGTGAGCTGCCCGAAAGGGAGCTTTGTCTTCCGGCAAAATGACCCCGGCGACGCGCTTTATCTCATCCAGAGCGGACGCGCCGGCGTGTATCAAGGCAAGGAGAAGCTGCGGGAGCGTCAGGCGGGGGACTGCTTTGGCCAGACGGCGATTCTGACCCGCCGGCTGCGTACGGCAACCGTTAAGGCGGAAGATTCGCTCGTGCTGTGGCGGTTGGAGTCGGCAGCCTTTTATGATGTGATTTTCGACCGCAGCGGTATTGCCTTGGAAATGATGAAGCTTCTATCGAGGCGGCTGCGCTCGAAGCTGGCGCAAAAGCCGAACACGGCGAAGGACGAACGGCAGCAGGCTCAGGCGATGAAGGAAGCAGCGGCAGGCAGCAGCGAGACTGCGCAGGAAGAGCTGGCGATGGGCGGCGACCATATTTTGCGGCGGGTGCTTATTTTGCAAAAAATCGAGCTGTTTGCCCGGTTGTCCCATGAGGATGTCATCGCGCTTGCGCAAATGGTGGAGGAAGTCGAGTACGCGCCTGGCGAATCGATTTGCCGGGTTGATGATTACGGCGATACGTTGTACGGTATCATAGAAGGAAGCGTCCGTGTACATAAAGGCAGCGAAACGTTCGCGGTGCTGGGCGAAGGGGAATGCTTCGGCGAGATGGCGGTCATCGACAGCGGACTGCGGTCGGCCGATTGCACGGCGGCAAGCAGGGCGGTTCTGCTGCAGCTGCACCGCGATCAGGTGTTTACGCTGTGCTTCCAAAATATCGGCGTGCTGCGGGGCATGATGCAGGTGCTGGCAGACCGGCTGCGCGGCATGCTGTAG
- a CDS encoding DUF6953 family protein, which produces MEHTAQEVAEWMVQELQSAGMLRQEQAVAHIRAHFGEQFIYVNENGNESIDKEVKKRFKKLHGGRAAWERDGFFWGWV; this is translated from the coding sequence ATGGAGCATACCGCGCAGGAAGTGGCAGAGTGGATGGTACAGGAGCTGCAATCGGCAGGCATGCTGCGGCAGGAGCAGGCGGTTGCGCATATTCGGGCGCACTTTGGCGAGCAGTTCATCTACGTCAATGAGAACGGCAACGAGTCCATCGACAAAGAAGTAAAGAAAAGATTTAAAAAGCTGCACGGCGGGCGCGCAGCTTGGGAGCGGGACGGTTTTTTCTGGGGATGGGTGTAG
- a CDS encoding MFS transporter encodes MNRIEIAARWSVIAAYAAVAAVTQLLWVTFTPITTDAAAHWGVSVDAVGWLSLVFPLVYVLLSIPFGMAADRSFRGALVWGAGLTVAGAAIRLAPGYGAVLAGQLVIAVGQPLVLNAVNKIAVLYAAPPKRPAAIAAGTASLFVGIMISNVTVPFLMDWGGMSAVLWTQAAISLVAGLVLAFVLMRAVPLYGDEAAAGTAAVGAGGVDRAPVAASAAAAALTALRDLREVWSARWVRVFSLLLFAGFGIFITLATWLEVLADGIGYNPVQVGTGLGLMTAAGIVGAAVLPDWAMRGCRARTLLALSLAVSAVLLVFLAAGMPYWLFLTLLGLAGLLLLADLPIVLSFAEAKAEPRSAGAVTGLLLLFGNLGGIVLSLLVQLLLEERVIAIGALVVVTALVAPFALRFPAQGAGRTSKPDK; translated from the coding sequence TTGAACCGGATCGAAATCGCTGCGCGCTGGTCCGTTATTGCCGCATATGCGGCAGTGGCGGCGGTGACGCAGCTGCTATGGGTGACGTTTACGCCGATTACGACAGACGCCGCGGCGCACTGGGGCGTATCGGTCGATGCCGTCGGCTGGCTGTCGCTCGTATTTCCGCTCGTGTACGTGCTGCTGTCGATTCCGTTTGGCATGGCGGCGGACCGCAGCTTCCGCGGAGCGCTTGTATGGGGAGCGGGCCTGACGGTGGCGGGAGCGGCGATTCGGCTTGCGCCCGGCTACGGGGCCGTGCTTGCCGGCCAGCTCGTCATTGCCGTGGGGCAGCCGCTCGTGCTGAACGCGGTCAATAAAATAGCGGTGCTCTATGCGGCACCGCCTAAACGTCCTGCCGCGATTGCGGCGGGTACGGCCAGCTTGTTTGTCGGCATTATGATTTCGAACGTGACGGTGCCTTTTCTAATGGATTGGGGCGGCATGTCCGCGGTCTTATGGACGCAAGCGGCCATTAGCTTGGTTGCCGGCCTCGTGCTGGCGTTCGTGCTTATGCGCGCGGTTCCTTTGTACGGCGATGAAGCTGCTGCGGGTACGGCTGCGGTGGGAGCAGGTGGCGTGGATCGTGCGCCGGTTGCGGCTTCGGCTGCTGCTGCGGCTTTGACTGCGCTTCGCGATTTGCGGGAGGTGTGGTCGGCGCGATGGGTTCGGGTGTTCAGCCTGCTTTTATTCGCCGGCTTCGGGATCTTCATCACGCTGGCCACCTGGCTTGAGGTGCTTGCAGATGGCATCGGCTACAATCCGGTGCAGGTCGGGACCGGACTTGGCCTGATGACGGCGGCCGGCATCGTTGGCGCGGCGGTTTTGCCGGATTGGGCCATGCGCGGCTGCCGGGCTAGAACGCTGCTGGCGCTGTCCCTTGCGGTGAGCGCCGTGCTGTTGGTTTTTCTTGCTGCAGGCATGCCGTACTGGCTGTTTTTGACGTTGCTTGGCTTGGCCGGACTGCTCCTGCTGGCGGACCTGCCTATCGTGCTGTCGTTTGCCGAAGCCAAGGCGGAGCCGCGTTCGGCCGGCGCCGTTACGGGATTGCTGCTGCTGTTCGGCAATCTCGGCGGCATTGTATTGTCGCTGCTTGTGCAGCTGCTTCTGGAGGAGCGGGTAATCGCAATCGGCGCGCTTGTGGTCGTGACGGCGCTCGTCGCGCCGTTCGCCCTGCGTTTTCCGGCGCAGGGGGCGGGGCGAACGTCAAAACCAGACAAATAG
- a CDS encoding prohibitin family protein produces the protein MHVVEPNPVKKVSLKPYILFGLLIVVGVIVAFNGFQTVQYGNVGLYKTFGKLNDNILSPGIHMKIPFVQTIIQVNVQVTKAETDTSASSKDLQPVSTHVAVNYSVDKAAAYKLMNNVGGSFDSVIVNPAIQEIVKEVTARYPAEDLIAKRDVVAGEVREHLTTRLAKYNLIVADINIVNFKFSDAFNASIEAKQVAQQQALKAENDLKRVQIEAKQKIAQAQAEAESLKLKKQEVTPELIQLKQIEVQEKALDKWDGRLPSVTGGATPFIDVDSFAGSGK, from the coding sequence ATGCATGTTGTTGAACCGAATCCGGTGAAAAAAGTAAGCTTGAAGCCTTACATTTTATTCGGCCTTTTAATCGTCGTTGGTGTCATCGTCGCTTTTAACGGTTTTCAGACGGTCCAGTACGGCAACGTCGGCTTGTACAAAACGTTCGGTAAATTGAATGATAACATACTGTCGCCAGGCATTCACATGAAGATCCCGTTCGTGCAGACGATCATCCAGGTGAACGTTCAGGTGACAAAGGCGGAAACCGATACGAGCGCGTCCTCGAAGGATTTGCAGCCGGTCTCGACGCATGTGGCCGTCAACTATTCCGTCGACAAAGCGGCCGCGTATAAGCTGATGAACAACGTCGGCGGCTCGTTCGACAGCGTCATCGTGAATCCCGCCATTCAGGAAATCGTCAAGGAAGTGACCGCGCGCTATCCCGCGGAAGACTTGATCGCCAAGCGCGATGTCGTTGCGGGCGAAGTCCGGGAGCATTTGACGACGCGGCTCGCGAAGTATAACTTGATCGTGGCCGACATTAACATCGTGAATTTCAAGTTTTCGGATGCGTTCAACGCGTCGATCGAAGCGAAGCAGGTTGCGCAGCAGCAGGCGTTGAAGGCGGAGAACGACTTGAAACGGGTGCAGATCGAAGCGAAGCAGAAGATCGCGCAAGCGCAAGCGGAGGCGGAGTCGCTGAAGCTGAAGAAGCAGGAGGTTACGCCGGAGCTGATCCAGCTGAAGCAGATCGAGGTGCAGGAGAAAGCCCTCGACAAGTGGGACGGCAGGCTGCCGAGCGTCACCGGAGGCGCGACGCCGTTTATTGATGTAGACAGCTTCGCTGGCAGCGGGAAGTAA